A region from the Triticum urartu cultivar G1812 chromosome 1, Tu2.1, whole genome shotgun sequence genome encodes:
- the LOC125506997 gene encoding uncharacterized protein LOC125506997, whose translation MKLQVATVASFVLVALAAAAQAVTFDASNKASGTSGGRRFNQAVGLPYSKKVLSDASAFIWKTFNQRAVGDRKTVDAVTLVVEDISGVAFTSANGIHLSAQYVGGISGDVKKEVTGVLYHEATHVWQWNGQGRANGGLIEGIADYVRLKAGFAPGHWVKPGQGDRWDQGYDVTARFLDYCDSLKPGFVAQLNAKMKSGYTDDFFAQILGKNVQQLWKDYKAKFRG comes from the coding sequence ATGAAGCTTCAGGTAGCCACAGTCGCCTCCTTCGTCCTGGTGGCCTTGGCCGCGGCAGCCCAGGCCGTGACGTTCGACGCGTCGAACAAGGCGTCGGGCACCTCCGGCGGCCGGCGGTTCAACCAGGCCGTAGGCCTCCCATACTCCAAGAAGGTCCTCTCTGACGCCTCCGCCTTCATCTGGAAAACCTTCAACCAGCGCGCCGTCGGCGACCGCAAGACTGTCGATGCCGTCACCCTCGTCGTCGAGGACATCAGCGGCGTCGCCTTCACCAGCGCCAACGGCATCCACCTCAGCGCCCAGTACGTCGGCGGCATCTCCGGCGACGTCAAGAAGGAGGTGACCGGCGTGCTGTACCACGAGGCGACGCACGTGTGGCAGTGGAACGGGCAGGGCAGGGCGAACGGCGGGCTCATCGAGGGGATCGCCGACTACGTGCGGCTCAAGGCCGGGTTCGCGCCGGGGCACTGGGTGAAGCCGGGGCAGGGCGACCGGTGGGATCAGGGGTACGACGTCACGGCGAGGTTCCTTGACTACTGCGACTCGCTCAAGCCCGGGTTCGTCGCGCAGCTCAACGCCAAGATGAAGAGTGGGTACACCGACGACTTCTTCGCGCAGATTCTCGGGAAGAACGTGCAGCAGCTGTGGAAGGACTACAAAGCCAAGTTTAGAGGCTGA